TGTAAAAGGTGGTAGGTTTATTATAAACTGGAGTTAAACATTTTTTGTACAACATTCATTATAGTTGTTCTATACTGCAAAATccaaattaaaaaaataaaaataaaatctcAACATAAGATAACACAATAAAATCTTATAAGTTATGTCCTAAATAGGTGATCAGATTTTCAATCAAAGATAATGTGCTTCAGAAAAATTATTAGATTTCAGGTTTTGTTTGTATTACATGCTTTTGTACATTTGTGAGTCAATGCTTGAGTTGCTAAGTTGGTGCTCCTGTAGGTGCTCAACAAAATACATTAATTTCTATTAATAATGATTGTTGATTGAGTGTAGGATCTGCACCTTTTTATTAAGTTATGTTAACCAAACAAGTCTATTCTCGAGGAAATCTGCCTATAACATTCGTAAGAAACATGATTAACAGAAAAAcatgataaaattttaaaaaaggCAAACCTTTCAGCACCGGGAATAATCCGGTCTAGGTTCTATTACAGTAGTTGAAGATTTAAGAAGGGAGTGGAGTCTTGGAAATTGCATCAAAGGATATGCCATTGTTTTGCAGTCTTTCTTGAAGATCTGTTGGGCCAAACAAAATCCCAGGTGGGAAAACACCGCGTTTTGGCAGGTTTTCCCGTTGCTCTAGTAGAATGAGTGAACACTGGAGCAGTATAATCGGAGTGGTCAAATAACCAATCTCTGGCCCAGTTAACCTTGTTATGATTTGCATATCAGGTTTGATGTTTCCCTGTGAAGCACAACAGCTATTGCTAAATCCTTGTCCCACAAACCACATTTTAAATGAAGCACTTGCCACCTCCTCCTCAGTTGGACCCTTCTTGCTGAAGCAACCGAGGCCAAACAATGATGGAAATGTTAAGAGAATCCATCTCCCAAATGCAAATCTTCCTAACAACCTCATAAAAACTCCAACACAAATAAATCGGAGAACGTTTATGGAGGACGTGGAGCCAATTTTGATCCCGAAGTGAACTGGCTTTATTGTAGACCAGAAAGTCTTCCTTCTTTCGGCCTGTTTAGTGCTCTCATTTGCACCAGGAAGACCGTGAGGATTTTCTGTAAGAGTTGCTAATGTCCTTCGTACTACACTTGCATCTGCTGATGGAAGCTTTACTGCCCAAAGGCCGATCTCCTTTTGGCGATTTATGGTAGATCCTTTAGGAGGAGCAGAACCAGGAATCTACAAATAAGATAAAAAAAAACTGTTAGCTTAAAATGTGAGAAAATAATATTTACACCATCATAATCACAAAGACATAATGTTACATCAGGCCGGACTCTTCTAGGTCTAGACCTCCTGAACTGCTGCAACTTATCGGCATTTGCAACACCTAAAACAGCCGATTTATATGTCCCAAAATTCACAGACAGCTTCTTCCCTGATTCCAAGTTCAAATAAGCTTCAACATGATTCAGCACTGCAGGAGAAACCC
This sequence is a window from Apium graveolens cultivar Ventura chromosome 9, ASM990537v1, whole genome shotgun sequence. Protein-coding genes within it:
- the LOC141687518 gene encoding putative mitochondrial saccharopine dehydrogenase-like oxidoreductase At5g39410; amino-acid sequence: MACISRSKKISFSPFSSYQLPVLHNPTSHLSSTFLCFSKFRRCLSSASLGPQSPTPPAYDMVIFGASGFTGKYVTKEALKFLNTPSSPLKSLALAGRNPSRLTQALCWATYPNPPPSIPILTADTTDPSSLHRVASQTKLILNCVGPFRLYGEPVVAACVNAGADYLDICGEPEFMERMEASYFDEAVKSGSLVVSACGFDTVPAELGMMFNCRQWVSPAVLNHVEAYLNLESGKKLSVNFGTYKSAVLGVANADKLQQFRRSRPRRVRPDIPGSAPPKGSTINRQKEIGLWAVKLPSADASVVRRTLATLTENPHGLPGANESTKQAERRKTFWSTIKPVHFGIKIGSTSSINVLRFICVGVFMRLLGRFAFGRWILLTFPSLFGLGCFSKKGPTEEEVASASFKMWFVGQGFSNSCCASQGNIKPDMQIITRLTGPEIGYLTTPIILLQCSLILLEQRENLPKRGVFPPGILFGPTDLQERLQNNGISFDAISKTPLPS